One Paenibacillus sp. SYP-B4298 genomic window, TGCTGTTTGCACTCGTCACCGCCATCTTCGCCGTCATTAACGTGGACAAGGTTCAAGTCAACCTCGGCTTCGTCCAGACCCAATCCCCGTTAATTCTGGTCATCCTGGTCTCGACACTGCTTGGCGGTCTGACCGTCTTTCTATTCGCCATCTTCCGCCAACTCAAGCTGTATCGCACGATCAAGCTGCTGGAGAAGCGGATTGCCGAGCTGGAATCAGCCACTCCTGCTGGCAGCGCGTCGTATAGCAGCGCCTTCGGCGAGGAGGCTCCTTCCGATTCAGCATCGAATAGGAGCGCTCAGGATACCTCCCTTCACAAGGAGCCGTAGGGCACTGGGCACGGTCAGACACGCCTAGCCATGAACCCGGTCAGTTGGCTGGGCTCATGGCGATTACGAGAACCCGCTCATAAAATTAACACTGCAAAAATAAAATAGTCTGAATATTTACATTATTCCGCAAACAGAGTATAATAGAGTCATCCCCAAACGAAAGGAGCGCACAACACCGGTTCACCGTTATTGTTTAATCGGTTGCTGTATCAGCATCTTCTCAAGAAGAAACTAGTAGCGCGTTCAATATCAGGGGAGAGGAGGAGCATCCACCCAATTGAATAATGTCGATGACGAACGATAGGGATGACCTTTATCTTTAAGATAAGAGGTCATCCCTATTACGTATGACACCTCCACATTAGCACTATAGAATCGGAGATAACAGCCTGGCAAGCGACTCCTTGAATCTCAGCATCAGCGAACGGTTCTGATAATTCTCCAATGTTAGCTCGGTGCTCGTGCGCATGTCCCGCTCATAGATCTGCTTGAGCCTGGTTGCCGTCGCCGTATCATAGATGAAGGCATTCATCTCAAAATTCAGCCTGAAGCTGCGGATGTCAATATTGGCGGTGCCGACTGAAGCAATCTTCCCATCCACCACGATCGTCTTGGCATGCAGGAAGCCGCTATTATACAGATACACCTGCACGCCGCTCTCCAGCACCTCGCCCAGGTAGAACGACGATGCCCAGTAGACCAGCTTGTGATCCGGCTCGTTCGGAATCATAATCTTGACATCGACACCAGAGATCGCAGCCAGCTTGAGCGCAGTCAGCAGACTGTCATCCGGGACAAAATACGGCGTCTGCAAATAGATGCTCTCCTTGGCGGCATAGATCATCTTCAGGTACCCGTTCTTGATCTGCTCCAGCACAGAGTCCGGGCCGCTGGATACGATCTGCATCCCGACGGAGCCGCTTCCTTCCGCCGTCTGGAAATATTCCAGATCGAGCGGAATCTGCGCGGTCGACGCCAGATTCCAATCCAGGATGAACTGTACCTGAATTTGCTGTACAGCCCCGCCCTCCAGCCTCAGATGCGTGTCGCGCCATGGGCCGAAGCGCTTGGTGATGCCCAGGTACTCATCTCCGATGTTAAAGCCGCCGATATAGCCATATTGACTATCGATGATCACCAGCTTGCGGTGGTTGCGGTAATTCAGACGCAGATTGAGCAGCGGGATGCGAGATGGGAAGAAGGCTGCCACATGCCCTCCGGCATCGATCAGCTCCTGCACGAAACGGCGCTGTAGACGACGCGAGCCGACATGGTCGAACAGAAACCGCACCTCCACCCCCTCGCGGGCTTTGCGGACGAGCGCATTCATTAGCCGACGCCCCAGCTCATCATCCCGTACAATAAAGTAAAGCATATGAATGTGCTCCCGCGCATTTTCAATATCCTCCAGCAACGCATCAAACTTGCTCTGTCCATCCGTAAATATCTCGATCCGGTTATCCTGCGTGTACAGCGAATGACCGCTAACCAGGTGCATCAGAATGAGATCATGATAGTCGGAGATTGCCGGGTCCTTGAATTCGATTTTCCGCTGCTCCAGCATATGGAACTGATTTTTCAGCAGTGTACGCGCATAATTGAGGCGATCCTCCTTGATGCGGTAGATTTTGCGTCGGCTCAGATTCTGCCCGATGATGAGATAGAGGATGAAGCCGACACTGGGGAGAAAGGATAATACCAGCAGCCATGCCCAAGTCGCTGCAACATT contains:
- a CDS encoding LapA family protein, giving the protein MRTQWMVISALLFALVTAIFAVINVDKVQVNLGFVQTQSPLILVILVSTLLGGLTVFLFAIFRQLKLYRTIKLLEKRIAELESATPAGSASYSSAFGEEAPSDSASNRSAQDTSLHKEP
- the cls gene encoding cardiolipin synthase: MLQNVITLLYVLNFVLAGVVIFLERRNVAATWAWLLVLSFLPSVGFILYLIIGQNLSRRKIYRIKEDRLNYARTLLKNQFHMLEQRKIEFKDPAISDYHDLILMHLVSGHSLYTQDNRIEIFTDGQSKFDALLEDIENAREHIHMLYFIVRDDELGRRLMNALVRKAREGVEVRFLFDHVGSRRLQRRFVQELIDAGGHVAAFFPSRIPLLNLRLNYRNHRKLVIIDSQYGYIGGFNIGDEYLGITKRFGPWRDTHLRLEGGAVQQIQVQFILDWNLASTAQIPLDLEYFQTAEGSGSVGMQIVSSGPDSVLEQIKNGYLKMIYAAKESIYLQTPYFVPDDSLLTALKLAAISGVDVKIMIPNEPDHKLVYWASSFYLGEVLESGVQVYLYNSGFLHAKTIVVDGKIASVGTANIDIRSFRLNFEMNAFIYDTATATRLKQIYERDMRTSTELTLENYQNRSLMLRFKESLARLLSPIL